A region from the Helcococcus ovis genome encodes:
- a CDS encoding helix-turn-helix domain-containing protein, translating into MKTSITEEMKFLQKVVEYAIKHKNNAEAAKRYKTSRQQVQRWQKK; encoded by the coding sequence ATGAAAACTAGTATAACAGAAGAAATGAAATTTCTTCAAAAAGTTGTGGAATATGCGATAAAACATAAAAATAATGCAGAGGCTGCAAAAAGATATAAAACTAGCAGACAACAAGTACAAAGATGGCAAAAAAAATGA